One region of Scophthalmus maximus strain ysfricsl-2021 chromosome 15, ASM2237912v1, whole genome shotgun sequence genomic DNA includes:
- the zdhhc22 gene encoding palmitoyltransferase ZDHHC22, whose amino-acid sequence MNVPRTEPRLRGAERTAPLSRTRADMFTRMLKLRLLNAVAPAYFFTATAVTFILHFCFFVPTIFPKPESSLRASTALHTVVFLFLMFNALGNYIMTIKYPAESANETAVPVCSPHCSDKVDAHYLLNGRHFCKLCKKVILKRDHHCFFTGNCIGNKNMRYFIMFCIYTSCTCLYSLVLGVAFLTVEYSISFENPLTFLTLLPLSTGFFFTGTISGLQLFVVLMLYVWLGIGLVCAGFCCQQVLLVARGQTWCQMQRGQLVENRSPWRTNLKDVFGTRWILGLILPVQTGEMCADETDAYKQD is encoded by the exons aTGAACGTGCCGAGGACCGAGCCCAGGCTCCGCGGTGCTGAAAGGACAGCTCCCCTCTCCCGGACGCGCGCAG ACATGTTCACCAGGATGTTGAAGCTGAGACTCCTGAATGCCGTGGCGCCTGCGTACTTCTTCACGGCCACGGCAGTCACCTTCATTTTGCACTTCTGCTTCTTCGTCCCGACAATATTCCCAAAGCCGGAGTCCTCGCTGAGGGCATCGACGGCCCTTCACACGGtcgttttccttttcttgaTGTTCAACGCACTGGGGAATTACATCATGACCATCAAGTATCCTGCTGAGAGTGCCAACGAGACCGCCGTCCCCGTGTGCTCGCCGCACTGCTCGGACAAGGTGGACGCCCACTACCTCCTGAACGGCCGCCACTTCTGCAAGCTGTGCAAGAAAGTCATCCTCAAGAGGGACCACCACTGCTTCTTCACCGGAAACTGCATCGGCAACAAAAACATGCGCTACTTCATCATGTTCTGCATCTACACGTCCTGCACGTGTTTGTACTCCCTGGTCCTCGGCGTGGCCTTTCTAACGGTGGAGTACTCCATCTCCTTTGAGAACCCGCTGACCTTCCTcactcttctccccctctccacgGGCTTCTTCTTCACGG GGACCATCTCGGGCTTGCAGCTCTTCGTGGTGCTGATGCTTTACGTGTGGCTGGGCATCGGCCTGGTCTGCGCGGGATTCTGCTGCCAGCAGGTCCTGCTGGTGGCGCGGGGACAGACCTGGTGTCAGATGCAGCGAGGGCAGCTCGTGGAGAACCGCAGCCCCTGGAGAACCAACCTAAAGGATGTGTTCGGCACCCGCTGGATCCTCGGCCTCATCCTGCCTGTGCAGACAGGGGAGATGTGCGCTGATGAAACAGATGCATACAAACAGGACTGA
- the cipca gene encoding CLOCK-interacting pacemaker a isoform X2: MNRSSRPNRHGTPAFTRATRPGASKPDLERESGFSDASSGYLSAVDLTDSEDAGRTGMFCQDPNGPQVAVMGGSYAGLSPMIIMNNLVLNQPSVMAPAEKQWGFSSPLEVMAQPQVVLLQPMVSNGASSSPKTCSENIRQSKGQMPVIKSYPRIAPLPADMPTKKVGSSRMRPGSTSGYDQRKRRHHHSHRPYSSRSPQPQLKSPVKPISNSETANNQAQAAERQEQLGDESLYLMAGTGALPPMTDEFRTGEDSDEIHDSISMENNKLKRFSNTYNVLNKSGLLGITMRTKQLMKENKRTQGQLKQLQEQTALLLEALSSRDPQLWTKLQLSLQDMDKEQWGAKAQRPLA; encoded by the exons ATGAACCGTTCCAGTCGACCCAACAGACACGGCACACCGGCATTCACCAGGGCAACGCGCCCGGGAGCGTCAAAGCCTGACCTGGAGAGAGAGTCAGGCTTCTCAG ATGCTAGCTCGGGGTACCTCAGTGCAGTCGATCTGACTGACTCCGAAGATGCAGGAAGGACGGGGATGTTCTGCCAGGACCCAAATGGTCCACAGGTGGCCGTGATGGGAGGCTCATATGCCGGACTGTCTCCAATGATTATCATGAACAACTTGGTCCTGAATCAG CCATCAGTGATGGCTCCAGCAGAGAAACAGTGGGGCTTTTCTTCACCCTTGGAAGTGATGGCTCAACCACAGGTGGTTCTTCTCCAACCCATGGTGTCGAACGGTGCCAGCAGCTCTCCAAAGACTTGCTCTGAAAATATCCGACAATCCAAAGGCCAAATGCCCGTCATCAAGTCATACCCTAGAATCGCCCCTCTCCCTGCAGATATGCCAACTAAAAAGGTGGGATCCTCCAGGATGAGGCCGGGTTCAACATCAGGATATGACCAGCGAAAGAGGAGGCACCACCACAGCCACAGGCCTTACAGCTCCCGCAGCCCACAGCCACAACTGAAGAGTCCAGTCAAACCCATCTCCAACTCAGAAACCGCAAACAACCAGGCGCAGGCAGCGGAGCGTCAGGAGCAGCTTGGTGACGAGTCCCTTTACCTGATGGCAGGAACCGGCGCTCTGCCGCCCATGACAGATGAATTCAGGACAGGGGAGGACAGTGATGAAATCCACGACTCTATCTCAATGGAGAACAACAAACTGAAACGTTTCAGCAATACCTACAATGTTCTCAACAAGTCTGGCTTGCTGGGGATCACCATGCGCACAAAGCAGCTGATGAAGGAGAACAAGCGCACCCAAGGCCAACTGAAGCAGCTTCAAGAGCAGACGGCTCTGCTGCTAGAGGCGCTGAGCAGCAGAGACCCACAGCTGTGGACTAAACTCCagctctctctgcaggacatGGATAAGGAACAGTGGGGAGCTAAAGCTCAGAGACCTCTTGCATAA
- the cipca gene encoding CLOCK-interacting pacemaker a isoform X1 gives MFSRKRYIEEASMNRSSRPNRHGTPAFTRATRPGASKPDLERESGFSDASSGYLSAVDLTDSEDAGRTGMFCQDPNGPQVAVMGGSYAGLSPMIIMNNLVLNQPSVMAPAEKQWGFSSPLEVMAQPQVVLLQPMVSNGASSSPKTCSENIRQSKGQMPVIKSYPRIAPLPADMPTKKVGSSRMRPGSTSGYDQRKRRHHHSHRPYSSRSPQPQLKSPVKPISNSETANNQAQAAERQEQLGDESLYLMAGTGALPPMTDEFRTGEDSDEIHDSISMENNKLKRFSNTYNVLNKSGLLGITMRTKQLMKENKRTQGQLKQLQEQTALLLEALSSRDPQLWTKLQLSLQDMDKEQWGAKAQRPLA, from the exons ATGTTTTCAAGAAAACGATATATTG aggaaGCTAGCATGAACCGTTCCAGTCGACCCAACAGACACGGCACACCGGCATTCACCAGGGCAACGCGCCCGGGAGCGTCAAAGCCTGACCTGGAGAGAGAGTCAGGCTTCTCAG ATGCTAGCTCGGGGTACCTCAGTGCAGTCGATCTGACTGACTCCGAAGATGCAGGAAGGACGGGGATGTTCTGCCAGGACCCAAATGGTCCACAGGTGGCCGTGATGGGAGGCTCATATGCCGGACTGTCTCCAATGATTATCATGAACAACTTGGTCCTGAATCAG CCATCAGTGATGGCTCCAGCAGAGAAACAGTGGGGCTTTTCTTCACCCTTGGAAGTGATGGCTCAACCACAGGTGGTTCTTCTCCAACCCATGGTGTCGAACGGTGCCAGCAGCTCTCCAAAGACTTGCTCTGAAAATATCCGACAATCCAAAGGCCAAATGCCCGTCATCAAGTCATACCCTAGAATCGCCCCTCTCCCTGCAGATATGCCAACTAAAAAGGTGGGATCCTCCAGGATGAGGCCGGGTTCAACATCAGGATATGACCAGCGAAAGAGGAGGCACCACCACAGCCACAGGCCTTACAGCTCCCGCAGCCCACAGCCACAACTGAAGAGTCCAGTCAAACCCATCTCCAACTCAGAAACCGCAAACAACCAGGCGCAGGCAGCGGAGCGTCAGGAGCAGCTTGGTGACGAGTCCCTTTACCTGATGGCAGGAACCGGCGCTCTGCCGCCCATGACAGATGAATTCAGGACAGGGGAGGACAGTGATGAAATCCACGACTCTATCTCAATGGAGAACAACAAACTGAAACGTTTCAGCAATACCTACAATGTTCTCAACAAGTCTGGCTTGCTGGGGATCACCATGCGCACAAAGCAGCTGATGAAGGAGAACAAGCGCACCCAAGGCCAACTGAAGCAGCTTCAAGAGCAGACGGCTCTGCTGCTAGAGGCGCTGAGCAGCAGAGACCCACAGCTGTGGACTAAACTCCagctctctctgcaggacatGGATAAGGAACAGTGGGGAGCTAAAGCTCAGAGACCTCTTGCATAA